CGATGGCGCGCCCACGGACCTTCACAATCTCCGAAAATAACGACGACACCAAAGGGATCGATATTATGATGTCGGTGGACGTTTCGCTTAGTATGCTGGCGAGAGATTTAGAACCTGACAGATTGACCGCGCTAAAAAATATCGCCAAAAAATTTGTCGACAAAAGGCCGGGCGACCGGATCGGACTTGTGACCTATTCGGGTGAAGCTTTTACGAAAGTTCCCGTTACGTCCGACCATGCCGTGCTGCTCGAAGAACTCGAAAATCTGAATCCCCTTGAACTGCAGCCGGGAACAGCCATTGGCGAAGGTTTGTCGGTAGCCGTAAGTCATCTTCGGCACAGCAAAGCAAAATCGAAAATCATTATTCTGATGACCGATGGTGTGAATACGATCGAAAATGCGATGCCCGCGCAGGTGGGCGCACAGCTTGCCAAAAGCAATGACATCAGGGTATATTCAATCGGGATCGGCACCAACGGCTATGCGCTGATGCCCACCCAGACAGATATATTCGGCGATTTGGTCTTTACCGAAGTTGAAGTGAAAATAGATGAACCTGTGCTGCGCGAAATTGCACAGACCACCGGTGGCAAATATTTCCGCGCCACATCCAACCAAAGCCTCGAGGAAGTGTATGAAGAAATTAACCAGCTCGAAAAATCTGAACTTCAGAGCTCGAAACTTTACAACTACGAAGAATATTTTAGAATTTTCCTGTGGATCGCATTGGGCATTCTGTTGTTGGATGCTGTTTTGCGATGGGTTTTCTATAAATTTTTAAGTTAAAATGAAGATGAATATTTTATAATGAATTGGTATCCCGGAAATAACTGGTATTTACTTTTGCTGTTGCTGTTGCCACTGCTCGGATATCTGATGGTAAATTTTGCCAGATGGAAGAAAAAGAAAAAAGAAATCTTTGCCGATAAAAGATTCCGCGACGAACTGTTTGATTCGCGCAGCAGATTCAGCAGATTTTTTCCGTTTTTATATTTGATGGCTTCGCTTTTCCTTATTATTTCAATCGTGGACGTGCTGAGTGGATCCGAAGAAGTGGAAACCAAACAGAAGATGAACAACGTAATTTTCCTGTTGGACGTTTCGAACTCGATGAACGCTCAGGATGTGGAACAGAACCGGCTGCAGCAGGCGAAAAACCTCATCATTAACGCGATGGGCAAAATGACCAACGATAAAGTTGGAATCATCGTTTTTGCGGGCGAAGCATCATCCATAATGCCGCTTACCACAGATTTCACGGCCGTTGAAACGTATGTGGGCGGCGTTGAAACCAGCATCGTAAAAATGCAGGGTACAGATTTTCTTAAAGCAATGCAAACCGCCGCCGATAAATTCAGGAATGTTGCCAAAGGAAGCCGGAAAGTTGTGCTTTTGAGCGACGGTGAAGATAACGAGGGCAACGAAAAAGCAGCGGCGAAACTGGCCAACCGCGAAGGTATCAGAGTGATTTCCGTTGGCATCGGTTCTGAGGAAGGCGCTCCGATTCCAGAATATGTTTTCGGACAGTTAATGGGTTACAAAACCGACCTTTCCGGCCAGACGGTGATTTCGAAAAGACAGACCGCTGCTTTAAGTAACATTGCAGATAATACCGGCGGCACCTACGTGGACGGAAACGACCTTGAAAGTGCAACGATGCAAATCACAGATGGTCTGGCGGCAACCGCGGGTTCTTCATCCACCACCATCAAATCGCAAAACGCAGTGCACTACTACCAATATTTTCTCGCGGTGGCCATCTTTCTGTTCCTGATTATTTTTCTGTTTAATCCGCGAAAAGATTTTAATATTTGATAATAAAACCGGCTGAACAGGTGCTTTTAACCCAACTTTAACAGATACCGGTAAAAATATTAACATATAAAGGAATAATTTTGCGGTAATGAACTGGAACTCAATTTTTACGGTAATTCTTTTAGTATTTGCGAGCGCTGATTTTTCTGCCCAGAAGAATTACAATACTTTGGTTTACGAAGGCAACAAAGAATTCGATAAAAACAATTTCGAAAATTCTTCATCGAAATACCTGAGTGCGATTAAACTGCAAGACAAAGATTTCACAGCGCACTACAATCTCGGCAATGCTTTGTACAAAAGCAAAAAGTACGAGGAAGCCAAAGCCGAATACCAAAAAGCCGATCAGCTTGCCACAAATCTTTCTGATAAAGCAGCCGCCCTTTACAACCTCGGAAACACATACATGCAGACCGAGAATTCCAAAAAAGCTGCAGAGCACTACCGCCAGGCTTTAAAGCAGGATCCTTATAACGAGACCATCCGTAAAAACTACGAGATTGCCATGCTGAAGGAAAAAGAAAAGGAAGAGGAAAAAAACCAGAAAAATAAAGGCGGCGGTGGCGGAGACGCCCAAAATAAAGACCAGAACCAGGGCCAGGACAAAGGTAATACCCCGCAAAACCAAAACGGCAGCGGCCAGAAAAACAAGGGCGAAGGCGAAGGTGACGACCCCAACAAAAATAAAAACGATAACTCCGGCAAAATGCCGAAAGATCTTGAAAACTCCATACTTAACCGTGTAGAAAACAAAGAGCGAGAAACCGCCAAGCGGATTCTCAATAAAAATTCCTACTCCATGCCGCAGAGCAATGAGAAGGATTGGTGATGAAGAATAAATTTTACTACATATTATTTCTATTTTCTGCTCTGTCTGTGGCCGGACAGGTTACGCTGGAGGTTTCTGAAGTGAAGGATACCAAAGTAAACCAAAAGTTTAATCTTACGGTGCTGCTAGAGATCAGCGGCGAAAACATGGTGCAGGAAACTCCGCTGAGGATGCCGGATATGTCGAAATTTGATATTGTCGGCTCTGCCTCCGAACAGAATACGGTGGTGCTCGATCCCAAAAAAGGCGATGTACTCAACCAGCTCATTTACCAGTATGTCCTCAGCCCCAAACAAAGTGGAAAAATAAAATTCGGTTCCGTGCTCGTAACGGTAAACGGAAAGATTTATAAAACCGAACCTTTTGAAATTAACGTCCGCGACAGTGAAAAAGCATCTGCCCCCAACGATTATGCAATAAATGATGATGTGTACCTCAACATGGAGGTGCAGGACCGGTCGATATACAAGCACCAGCCCACGGTCGCTATTCTGCGGGCATACAGCCGAAATTACGGCAGTTTAAGGAAAGTGCAGGACATCCGGTATCCGAAACAGAAAAACATCCGCATCGAGCCCGTTCATTTTGCGAAAGCTGAAATAGAAACCAGATCAGGGCTCGCCTCACAGGTCTTAGCCGTATTTCTAATTTTTCCTTCTGAATCCGGAAGTATCGATATCAGTCCGGTTTCTGCGTCACTCAGCAACGCCAGATCTGAAAAACTGTCCTCAAACAAAGTGCGTCTACATGTAAAAAAATTACCTGCAGGAATGCCTGCATTTTACAAAAATGCTGTCGGTAACTTTGATATTTCGGTGGCCAAGCGCGATCCGGCGGAAAAAACAGAAATTGATAAACCGCTGAACGTAACGGTGAAAGTTTCGGGATCAGGGAATTTCAAAAGTCTGAATCTTCCTAAAATGGTTCCATCTGAAAATTACACATTCTTTAAACCGAAAGTTACACCCAACACAAATCCTGATAAAGAAGGACTTGAAGGAAGTATTACGGCTGACTATGTGGTGATTCCGAAAAAGGCAGGTCCGGTTACGATTCAGTTTGAGCAGTTTTCATATTTTAATCCCACAGAGCAGAAATACGTCGATCTCGGAATGCAGGAATTGCTGATTGATGTGCAGACGCACGAGCAGATCGTCGACGCCAAATCCGCGCTCGAACGCGTGAACGATTACACCAATAACGTACTCGAAACTGTGAACACACCTGTTCTTCAGACGCAGCATTTAAAAATAAAAAATAAAGAAGTGATCAACTGGAAGATCGTATTCGGTAATCTGGCACTTCTGGGTGTTTTAATCTCAGCATTTTTCGTCGCGCGGAAAAAAATAGACCGGCACAGAGCGAAGCCTGTAGCAGTGGGGAAACCAATTGTTACGATTGCGGAAACCGAAGAAATCTTAAGGAAAAAGATGAGTGTGCAGTTTGACGATAATATCGAATACCTAAAAAACCGCTTTAAAAATAAAGATTTTACAAAGTTCTTCACGGCGTACGACGAGTTGCATGCCGAAACAAAAAAATCGCTGAAGGTGGCGAATGACACCGACTTCAGGAAATACCTTGAACAGCACTTCGGCCAAATAGTAGCGGAGGATTACCGTATTCTGTCGGAGCAGATCAAGATCGAAAAGTACGCGCCATACCATAGTGAAGAAACTATGGAAAAGCTGCTTAGAAGCATCATTAAACTTTATTCGGAGATTAGGCATTAACCACTTAATTTTCATATTTTTGCGGAATTTATAATCTCAGAAACATGTTTGAATATTTCTCGCTCAAGGAAACGCTTACTGCAACCATGGTACTATTCGCGGTAATTGATATCGTTGGATCCATCCCGATTATTGTAAGCCTTAAAAAGAGGTTTGGCCACATCGAAGCCGGCAAAGCTACGTTGGCAGCAATGTTTCTGATGATTGCATTTCTTTTTATAGGAAATAAAATCCTCAAATTTATCGGTGTTGACGTGAATTCATTCGCCATTGCCGGAGCCATCGTGATCTTCATTATTGCGCTCGAGATGATTTTAGGCATAGAAATCCACAAAAATCAGGAAGCAAAATCAGCTTCTATCGTGCCCATTGCTTTCCCGCTGATCGCAGGCGCCGGAACGTTAACCACCACGCTGTCTCTAAAGGCGGAATATCACGACATTAATATCATTTGTGGCATCATCCTCAACACGCTTTTTGTATATTTGGTGCTGAAATCGGCAAACTGGATCGAAAGAAAACTTGGCGAAGGAACTCTTCAGGTTTTGCAGAAGGTTTTTGGTATCGTGCTGTTAGCGATATCGATCAAGCTGTTTACCGCGAATTTCGCCCAGCTTTTCAGCAGCTATGTTAACTTTTAAACTGACTTACAATGCAACTGTATTATAAAATATTCCTCGCACTTTTCGTAATTTTCATCGGCTTCAACCTTTACTCAATGGAATGGCAGCTCGGCTTTTGGCACGAGGAGAACTCAAAATTCATTCTGTCGCTTTCTGCGGCGGTTATCGGTATTATCGTGGTTTTTGTACTCCACATGTTAAGCCGCCTGGCCGGAAAAAGATAACATTTAAAACCTCATTACGTCCTTCACCACGCCCTCGTTCTGAGTGTGCTGCAGAAGTTCGCGTGTGATAAATTCTTTGATGTTGTCTTCGTCTGTATTTGCCGGAAATAAAAGGTGAACATTGGCACCTGCATCCAAGGTGAAAAAAAGCGGAAGACCCGTTTTTTCCCTGAATTCCCAGATTTTATGAATTACGTTAAGCGTGCCGGTTTTCATTAAAATAAAAGCAGGATCGCTCATCATCATCATTGCGTGCAGCGTAAGCGCCTCATGTTCAACGAGTTTAATGAAAGCCGCGAGGTCGCCGGTCTTCAGAATATCTTTTAAAAGAGTAAAATTTTCATGTGCTTGCTGAAAACGTCTTTCAGCATAAGGATTCGTGTTCATGAGGCTGTGGCCAATGGTAGAACTCACCGATTTTTCGCCTTCGTGAATGAGCAGAACCCAATCGTTAAAACTTCTGAAAACCGAATGCACTTCATTTTCAGGATACGGAACCGCAAACAGATCGGAGCTGCCTGCCACTTCGTCTGTTTTCCCCCAAACTACAAGACCGTCGTACAAGCTTCTGCCCGCACTACCACTGCCAAGGCGTGCGAGAAAACTTGCTTTCTTTAACTTAAAATCGCAGCCGTGCGGTGCCGAAAACTGCTCATCAAGGTCCATCAGACATTTTGCAATGGCGCCAAAACCTGAGGCAGAGCTCGCAATACCGGAACTGTGCGGGAAAGTGTTTTGGGTAGTGATGATGTATTTGCCCTGAAGAATCCACGGCAGATACTGTTCAATAGTGTGGAAAAATTTTTCGATTTTCTCGGCGAATTTAGCTTCTTCGTTTCCCGACAGAAATGTCTGAACCGAGAACTTTTCATTCGCTATAAATTCAATTGAAGTATTTGTCTTACAGTTGTTTAGTGTATAACTGATGCTCGGATTGGCAGGAATCTGACCGGCATATTTGCCCCAATATTTAATTAAAGCAATATTCGACGGGCAGGATTGCGTTACCTTTGAATCTGATATTTTATATGAATCCGTACTGAAAAATTCTTTCATTTGAATACTATTTTTTGCGTGAGGCAAGGCCAGCTTCCTGAACCAAATTAATAAGCGGTTTTGCTGATGATGATCTTAATGTTCGTACATCTTATCGATGAGCTGCGCATATTTCTGCATCACGACATTGCGTTTTACTTTTAAGGTGGGCGTGATCTCACCCAGATTGATCTCGAACTCCGAAGGCATCAGCACAAATTTCTTTACTTTCTCGAAACCTGAAAGCCCCTTCTGCACCTCCTCGAGTTTTTCGCGGTAAAATTCCTTTATTTTATCGGAATTTACCAGTTCCTGCCAACTAGTAAACGGAAGATTCATACGCGTAAGCTGCTCCTTTAATGCTTCGAAATTCGGAATGATTAACGCGGTGACAAAGGGTTTTCCTTCGGCTACAATCATCGCCTGGGCAATGTAAGTATTGTTCGACAGCAGGTTTTCTATCGGCTGCGGTGTCACATATTTTCCGTTGGAGGTCTTCATCAGGTCTTTTATCCGGTCGGTGATGAAAAGGTTTCCATTAATGTCGAATCTGCCCGCGTCGCCGGTTCGGAACCAGCCGTCGTCGGTAAAAACAGCCGACGTTTCGTCGGGAAGATTGTAGTAGCCATTCATGATGCCGCTGCCTTTGGCCAGAATTTCATCATTCTCGCCAATTTTAAGCTGTGTGTCGCCGAGCGGTATTCCGGCGCTGCCATGTTCATAATGTTTGAACGGGAATGCGGTAAGTGTGGCGGTAGTTTCGGTAAGGCCATAACCAACCGTCATGTGTACGCCCAGTGCATCGAAAAATCGCGTAACCTCCGGCGAGACAGATGCGCCACCGCAGGGCATAAACCAAAGCCTGCCGCCCATTTTCTTCTTGATTTTGTTGAAAACCAACAAATCCGCCACGTTATTTTTTAATTTTAAAACCAGTGGAATCTGCTGATCAAGCCGCTTGTGTTCCCCGGTTTCAGTACCAACTTCAACTGCCCAGTTAAATATTTTTTTCTTGGTCGCAGAGCCGTTTTCCACCATTTCCTGTACGCCGGCATAAATTTTCTGGTAAAACCTCGGTACAGCGCACATCATCGTAGGTTTCACTTCGGTGAGAGCATGCGCGATGAGTTTGGTATTTTCGAGGAAATATACTTTCGCACCACCAAAAAGCGAGAGCAAGGTCCAGCTTCTTTCGAAGACGTGGGTAAGCGGTAGAAATGCGAGCGAAGTTTCGTTTTCGAAATTTTTAAATTTAAAAAAATCGAAATGCGCAGTGATACACTGGTGGAAATTGCCGTGCGTAAGCATCACGCCTTTCGGTATGCCCGTGGTTCCGGAGGTATAGATAATCGTGGCAAGATCATCATTCTCACGTTTCACAATCTCGAATGTTTCATCGCCGTCTTTAATAAAATCCTGAAAATAATGGCTGCGGTCTTTCTTGATCCAAATCGCCTTTTTTGCCGCCACAATTTGCTGCAAAGAGCCGTTTTTCTCCAGAATTTCATACGCCGCATCATATTGCTCCTGATTACCCACCAGAATGAGCTTTGCCTCAGAATCATTGATGATGTATTCGGCCTGCTCGCCGTTGTTCGTTGAATAGATTGGAACCGTAACTGCGCCCAACGACATAATCGCGAGATCGAACACGATCCATTCCGCGGAATTGTCCGCGTAAATCGCCACTTTATCATGACCTGAAATACCTGCATCGCGCAATGCATTGGCCGTTTTAAAGATCATCCTTCGGAAATCAAACCAGTTAATCTCTTTCCAGTCTTCTTTTTTCTTAAAGCCAATGGCGGGTTTTGTAGGGAATCTTTCGGAATTTGTATTTAAAAATGCTGCGAAATTCATGTAATGTCTATTTTTTTAGTTCTGAAAGATAATTGGTGAGATGAAAATCTATACTTTCTTCAATGGGAATAAACTTAAAATCAAGTTTTTCTGTTATTTTTCTGTTAGAAATTTTCTGGAACGAATTGATTGTCTCTGTGTTTACCCTGTTGATCATTTTTAATGGCCGAAGTAGCCACCCTAAAAAAAAATTGAGGATTCTGCCGAACGTGATCAGGCCTTTCGGAATTATCCGCGGTGCCGGTTTTCCTAATTTTTTTCTAACCATTGTTGCTAGTTCAACAAAACGACGATTTTCTGAAGCTAGAACAAACCTTTCACCAAAAACATGCTTCTCCATTAATTCAATTGAAACTTTTGCCACATCGCGCACATCAATGTACGAGGTTCCGCCCGAAAAGGTAAATCCGCGCGAAAAATTTTTAAAGATCTGGCCGCTGCTTTCATGCCAGTTGCCGCTGCCAATGATGATTCCCGGATTTACAATTACGGTGTTGAGGCCTTCGGCAGAAGCGCGCCACACTTCCATCTCAGATAAATGCTTTGAAATTGCGTAGGCAGAATGATCGGTTTTAAGATTATAATCAGAATCTTCATCGAGTTCTCCTTGGTCGTTCAGACCGTCTAAAACAGCGGTGGAACTGATGAAGCAGAATTTTTTCACGCTAGAACCCTCGCAGGCGATCAGTAAATTTTTCGTTCCATCGATATTGGTGCGGAACATCGTATTCTGCATTTCGGGATTAAAACTGACAGTCGCTGCGCAGTGATAGACTTCGGTTATGTCTTGAAGCGCGGTTTCGAGTGAAAAAAGATCGTTGAAATCAACGTGAATCCATTCAATTTTATCAAAATATTCCGACGCATTTTCGGTGTAAAAACGGTAGGAATCTTTCACTTCAAGAATATTGCTGGATTTGCGTTTCGTAGCGCGCACGGTTTGGCCACGCTTCAGCAACTCCAAAACGATCACCCTTCCGAGGATTCCGGTGGCGCCTGTAACTAAAACCATAGCGGTCTTTTGCTGTTCAACGGTTTCTGCAATTTCTTATATTTTAACTTCAAGAATAAAATCTTTTACCACTTCGGCAAAATCCTTTGGGTTTTCTGCCTGCACCCAGTGGCCAGCATTTTCGATTTTAACAACCGATGCGTTTGGAAACTGCTGTTTAATCTGAAATTCGTCCTGCGGCAAAATATAATTCGACTTTGCGCCACTTATAAACAGCGTTTCGCCGGTGAATACGCCAAATTTAATCGCATTTGAAACAAATTCGCTGTATTTTTCGGATAGCGTTCTGAGATTAAAACGCCAGTTCAGTTTTTTATCATCGGTCCAGTACAGGTTTTTAGCCAGAAACTGAATCACACTTTTTTCGGGGATGTATTGCTGCAAAGCCTCCTCCACTTCCTGCCGGGTAGCGAGGGTATCGAAATTTACACTTTCCAGGGCTTTTAATATGCCCTGATGGTGCGGTGGATATGCTTTTGGCGAAATATCAACAACGATAAGTTTCTGCACTTTTACCGGATAGGTAATCGCAAACTGCATCACAGCTTTTCCGCCTAACGAATGCCCTAACAAATTGACTTTTTGCAGGTTATGAAATTCCATGTAATGCAAAATATCATTGGCGAGCACCTCGTGCGACATTTCTTCGGAATGGAAACTTTTCCCATGATTTCTTAAATCAATCAAATGAACCGGGAAAAACTCGCCCATCTCTTTGCCGAAACTGCCCCAGTTATCGAGCATGCCGAAAAGACCGTGGAAAACGAGCAGTGGCGTTCCCTGTCTGTCTTCGCCGTAAATTTTAGAATGTAGAATTTGCATGATATACTATTAATTCAAAAATGAATAAATCAAAGACCGTATTTCCTGTTTTCAGTTGGAATTTACCACTTCGCAAGCCGCTTCAGGTAACTCTGAACAGTATTTTCGAGACCCATATAAAGTGCTTCTGAAATCAGTGCGTGGCCAATTGAGACTTCGAGTAAGTTCGGGATGTTGTCCGCAAAATATTTCAGGTTTTCCAAACTAAGGTCGTGCCCTGCATTTACACCAAGACCGTGTCGTTCTGCTTCCAGTGCGGTCTCCACGTAACTGCGGATGGCTGCCTCCTTATCTTCGGAATAGTTTCGGGCATAGGCTTCGGTGTATAATTCAATCCTGTCTGTGCCGGTTTCTTTCGCGAACTTTACCATCCCAGGGTTTGGATCAAGAAAAATAGAGGTTCTGATGCCTGCGTTTTTAAATTGTGCAATCACATTTTTGAGAAAATCCATATGAACCTCACAATCCCAGCCTGCATTTGAAGTAATTGCATCTTCAGCATCCGGAACCAAAGTTACCTGCTCAGGTTTTACGTCCAACACCAGATCGATGAAAGGCTGATGCGGGTTGCCTTCGATATTAAACTCTGTGTGGACGTGCGGTTTCAAGTCGTACACATCCTTGCGCGTGATATGTCTTTCGTCGGGCCTCGGGTGAATGGTGATGCCGTATGCGCCAAATTCCTGAAGCTTTACAGCAGCTTCGGTAACACTTGGCAACTCTCCGCCACGGGCGTTTCGTAAGGTTGCAATTTTATTGATATTTACACTGAGTTTTACCATTTTATTATTGAATTTTTGGAATCTGAACCACTTCGAGGTCGAATTCCTGTGAAGCAACCAACAGATGGTCGAAGATGTCAGCCAGGATATCTTCATAAGTCGCCCACTCCGAATCGTTCGTGAAACAGTAGATTTCAAGCGGCATACCGTGCGGCGTATTTTCGAGTTGGCGTACAATCACAGTTCCCTCCTGATCGATATGCGGACTGTTTTTAAGATAATTCTGAACATATTCGCGGAAAACGCCAATATTGGTAAGTTGCCGGCCGTTGATCAGGCGTTCTGCGTTCCGCATAGTGCCGCGCTGTTCGTTTATTTCAGCCTTTTTCTGTTCAAGATAATCGGCAATAAGGTTGATGCCTGCAAGTCTGTCGGCAGTTTCAGCATCCAGAAACTTGAATGATTTTATATTAAATATGATCGACCGTTTGATGCGCCGCGTGTTACTTTCCGTCATCACCTGAATATTTTTTATTTCAGTGGTGAGGAAATCGTAGGTCGGGACGGTAGAAATTGTTTTGTCGAAGTTCTGAATTTTGGTCGTCAGAAGATTGATATCCATGATGTTGCCTTCCAGATTATACTTCGGGATCCCGATCCAGTCGCCAACTTTGAGGTTTTTCGAGGTCGCGACATGAATGCCGGTAACAAAACCTAAAATAGTATCGCGGAAAACCAGCACCAGGACGGCTGTAATGGCTCCGAGGCTGCCAACAATCGCCGATCCGCTGATCCCGAATATTACACAGATTGCAACCACGGACGCTACAAATATTCCGAAAATTTGTACGGTTTGCGAAACTGCATTCAGCGCAATGATCTTATAAAAATCCTGCTTGATCACGAAGTAATGCCGGAACGCGCTGAGCCCACGGTATAACATGCCTGCCACAACGATCACAATCGCCAGCGCAACCATACGTTCGAGGAAGGTGAAACTTTTCGGATGCCTGTAAAAAATTGAAAAAAGCGCGAAACTGCCAATTAGCAGAGCAATAAGGTTCGCAAGAGAATTGGTAATTTTCGAAAGGTAAACCGATTTCAGTACCGGATGTTTATCTGTGTTGAAATACGCTTTGAAAATGCCGTTCATCAGCAGACTCAGCGCGAGATAAGCCAAAACGATGATGCCGACGAGGAATGAAAATTTCAGCACAATCTGTATCAGCAACACCCAACTGTCCGGCACGGTATCCTTCACAAAATAATGAAGACTGTCACTCATTGCCTGCAAAAAGTCTTTGGTATTGTTGAATTCATTCATCCCCGCAAAAATATGAAATCTGTTTGTGTTTATGGGATTAATGCCTACTTTTAACTAAATTTATCAAATGGACCACACGCTCATTAACCTCCTCAGCATCGTACTGCTGATCGTGGGTATTCTCGGAACTTTCCTGCCGGTTCTGCCCGGATTACTGCTCAGCCTTTGCGGTTTGCTCATCTATAAATTCGGCACAGACGCAGACTTATCGATGGTTTACATCTGGATTTTCGTTGTGCTTACTCTAATTTCGATCATTCTGAATTACGTTATTCCCGCAAAAACTACCCGCAAATATGGCGGAACACGCTGGGGAAGCATCGGATCTGTGGTCGGCACTATTGCCGGAATGTTCTTTATACCGGTTCCGTTTGGCTTTTTAATCGGGATGTTTGCGGGTGTATTTTTCGGCGAACTTCTGCACGATGCAAGCGACAAAAAGAAAGCGTGGAATTCCACCAAAGGCGCTCTTGTTGGTTTTCTTTACGGCACAGGATTTAATTTCATCGTAGGGTTGGCAATGTTTTTGGTAGTTGTGTTTGATATGATTTAAAAACCTAATCCAATG
This window of the Flavobacteriaceae bacterium 3519-10 genome carries:
- a CDS encoding alpha/beta superfamily hydrolase → MQILHSKIYGEDRQGTPLLVFHGLFGMLDNWGSFGKEMGEFFPVHLIDLRNHGKSFHSEEMSHEVLANDILHYMEFHNLQKVNLLGHSLGGKAVMQFAITYPVKVQKLIVVDISPKAYPPHHQGILKALESVNFDTLATRQEVEEALQQYIPEKSVIQFLAKNLYWTDDKKLNWRFNLRTLSEKYSEFVSNAIKFGVFTGETLFISGAKSNYILPQDEFQIKQQFPNASVVKIENAGHWVQAENPKDFAEVVKDFILEVKI
- a CDS encoding Pyridoxine 5'-phosphate synthase → MLHRNSTSKWFRFQKFNNKMVKLSVNINKIATLRNARGGELPSVTEAAVKLQEFGAYGITIHPRPDERHITRKDVYDLKPHVHTEFNIEGNPHQPFIDLVLDVKPEQVTLVPDAEDAITSNAGWDCEVHMDFLKNVIAQFKNAGIRTSIFLDPNPGMVKFAKETGTDRIELYTEAYARNYSEDKEAAIRSYVETALEAERHGLGVNAGHDLSLENLKYFADNIPNLLEVSIGHALISEALYMGLENTVQSYLKRLAKW
- a CDS encoding MscS Mechanosensitive ion channel, translating into MNEFNNTKDFLQAMSDSLHYFVKDTVPDSWVLLIQIVLKFSFLVGIIVLAYLALSLLMNGIFKAYFNTDKHPVLKSVYLSKITNSLANLIALLIGSFALFSIFYRHPKSFTFLERMVALAIVIVVAGMLYRGLSAFRHYFVIKQDFYKIIALNAVSQTVQIFGIFVASVVAICVIFGISGSAIVGSLGAITAVLVLVFRDTILGFVTGIHVATSKNLKVGDWIGIPKYNLEGNIMDINLLTTKIQNFDKTISTVPTYDFLTTEIKNIQVMTESNTRRIKRSIIFNIKSFKFLDAETADRLAGINLIADYLEQKKAEINEQRGTMRNAERLINGRQLTNIGVFREYVQNYLKNSPHIDQEGTVIVRQLENTPHGMPLEIYCFTNDSEWATYEDILADIFDHLLVASQEFDLEVVQIPKIQ